One part of the Humulus lupulus chromosome 9, drHumLupu1.1, whole genome shotgun sequence genome encodes these proteins:
- the LOC133800017 gene encoding uncharacterized protein LOC133800017, whose protein sequence is MKAHLYAMKQNFEFVVKKSVALDANNHLYPVAFGIVDSENHDSWQYFMSKLKYNIMTNNYAESFNNKTRDARSFPITTFIKFIRFTLQSWFCDRTKTSKKTTTTLAPTYEKKLVDMAEKARFLIPYVIGRNEFHVLDGELNGEVDLLNKTCTCGMFQIIGIPCAHALSGSLKRGVNFYSLCSDYYKIVTWRSSYTEYVYPTGNEEEWIVPHDIMTIKVRTPAQKNPVGHPKNKQGRPKKKRHPSNGDKLVIEHKCSTCGGLGHNRATCKVRV, encoded by the exons ATGAAGGCACACTTGTATGCAATGAAGCAGAACtttgagtttgtggtgaagaagtcag TCGCGCTGGATGCAAATAACCATCTATATCCAGTTGCATTTGGTATTGTGGATAGTGAGAATCATGATTCTTGGCAGTATTTCATGTCAAAGCTAAA GTATAATATAATGACAAACAattacgctgaaagtttcaacaataagACCCGGGACGCTAGGAGCTTTCCGATAACTACATTCATCAAATTTATTCGCTTCACACTGCAGTCCTGGTTCTGtgataggacaaaaactagcaaGAAGACAACTACAACTCTTGCACCGACCTATGAGAAAAAATTGGTGGATATGGCTGAGAAAGCTCGATTCTTGATCCCTTATGTAATAGGGAGGAATGAGTTCCATGTGTTAGATGGTGAGCTGAATGGTGAAGTCGACCTCCTAAATAAGACATGCACATGTGGCATGTTTCAAATTATTGGTATCCCATGTGCTCATGCACTTTCTGGATCTCTTAAGCGAGGGGTGAACTTTTATTCGTTGTGTTCAGATTACTATAAAATTGTGACATGGAGGTCCTCTTACACAGAATATGTATATCCTACTGGTAACGAGGAAGAGTGGATTGTTCCACATGACATTATGACAATAAAagtgagaacacctgcgcaaaaAAACCCGGTTGGTCATCCAAAGAATAAACAAGGTAGGCCTAAGAAGAAACGCCATCCTTCCAATGGAGATAAATTGGTTATAGAACACAAGTGCAGTACTTGTGGAGGTCTAGGCCATAATAGGGCAACTTGTAAAGTTCGTGTTTGA